The following nucleotide sequence is from Pseudoalteromonas xiamenensis.
ACGTTGTACATGTGCTCGCAAGTTGTTCTTACCTGCTGGTGCACAAGGCGATGCGATTCTTGAGCATCTTATCCGTGCAACAAAAGCGATTAAGATTGGTCATTTTGATGCGCAAGAGCAGCCGTTCATGGGATCCATGATTTCAGAACGCGCAGCAGCGGGCATGGTTGCAGCGCAAACACAACTGGTTAGTTTAGGTGCTGAAGTTCTGCTAGAGCTGACTCATCAAGCGGGTACTGGTTTTGTTACGCCTGGTATTATCGAATGTACCAATGTAACGGATTATCCAGATGAAGAGCACTTCGGCCCATTGCTTAAAGTGTTCCGTTACACTGATTTTGATGCTGCAATTGAAAAAGCAAATGATACGTCATTTGGCCTATCTGCGGGTTTACTTGGTGACAACGAAGCCGATTACGACTATTTCTTCCGTCGTATTCGTGCAGGCATCGTAAACTGGAACCGCCCAATTACGGGGGCTTCAAGTGCGGCGCCATTTGGTGGAATCGGTGCATCGGGTAACCACCGTGCCAGTGCGTATTATGCTGCAGATTACTGCGCATTCCCAGTTGCCTCTGTGGAGTTGGAAAAAGTAGAAATTCCAGCGACATTAAGCCCTGGTCTGAACATTGAATAGTGGTTCAGTCTTAAGTACTAAAAAAGCAGCCTAGGCTGCTTTTTTTGTTTTGCTTGGCGCACAAAAGTAGCAATCAAGATCACTTTCTGCTTAAATCAAAGCAAGCGGTATTAATTCTTTTAGGTGGGTAAAACATGGTGCTTGATCAACAAGGATACGACGAATTAGTGATGTATTTAACACACAATTTAGCCTTGTTTGAAAAGCCTGGCGTTGTAAAGCCCGGTGCACCGACGGTGATTGAGCTGATTGAAGATGTCATCGCGGAGCAGGTTATTCGTTTGTGTGAACAACACAACGCACTGTCGACCGAGCAGCGCAGTATGATTGTGCGAGAGGTTGATGGTATTGTTTATGACCTACAAGAAGTGCTTTCCAGTGTGACGGACAAACGCGTCACCGAAGAACAGCGAGCTTTCATTGAAGAGTTTGCTGGACTCGTCAAAAATTTATTTGATTCAGCGGTTTGACCGCAAAAATTCATTTCTTAGGTAAGGTTAAACCGCGCAGTGACTGGCGCGGTTTCTGTTTATAAAAGGTAGAAAAAATGGACGCAGTAGTAAAATGGGTGGAAGGCGATACGTTTATTGGTCGTTCTCATTCAGGTCATAACGTTGTGTTTGATGCGGGCAAAGACAGCGCGACGCCAAGCCCGATGGAAATGGTATTGATGTCTGCTGGCTGCTGTTCATCGGTTGATGTGGTGAGCATTTTGAAAAAAGCCCGTCAAATTGTGCATGGCGTAGAAGTCAAACTCTCCGCGGAGCGAGCAGAAAACGCACCTAGAGTATTTACCAAAATGAATCTACACTTTGTGGTTACTGGGGAAAAGGTTGCTGAAAACCACGTGGCTCGCGCAGTTCAATTGTCAGCAGAAAAATATTGCTCAGTTGCGTTAATGCTTGAAAAAACAGTCGAAATTACACATAGCTTTGAGGTAGTTGAAAGCGTTTAAAAATAACGCTTTTTTGAACGGGCATTTTCGTATAAAATCCGCGAACTTTTGGTTCTGCAAAGCAGATTGACATGTTATAAGGTTGACTTAACGTGAGCAAGCCCTTTAATAAAATCAAACTTCATGGCTTTAATAACTTAACTAAAAGTTTGAGCTTCAGTATTTATGATATTTGCTACGCACAGACAGAGCAGCAACGTCAAGAGTACATCGAGTACATCGATGAACAGTACAGCGCTGACCGTTTAACGGACATTCTGAAAGAAGTAGTTGATATTATCGGTGCAAACATCCTAAATATTGCACGCCAAGACTATGATCCGCAAGGTGCGAGTGTAACGATTTTGGTTTCAGAAGAGCCGGTAGAAAATCGTGATTCGTTTGTGGATGATGAAACACCAGGGCCATTGCCTGGTGCGGTCGTTGCACATTTAGATAAAAGTCACATTTGTGTTCACACGTATCCTGAATCACATCCTCATGATGGCATTTGTACTTTCCGTGCTGACATCGAAGTGTCGACGTGTGGTGTGATTTCACCGCTGAAAGCCTTAAACTTCCTTATCCATAAGTTAGAGTCTGATGTGGTAACGATAGATTACCGTGTTCGTGGTTTTACGCGTGATGTGAATGGTGTTAAGCACTATATCGATCATGAAATTAACTCGATCCAAAACTACATGACGGTAGACACGAAAGAAGCGTACCAAATGATGGACGTGAATGTGTATCAAGAAAACCTGTTCCATACAAAGATGATGTTGAAGAACACAGACTTAAACGCATATCTGTTTGGTGTGACAACGGACGACCTTTCTGCTGATGAAGAGGAAGAAATCCGTCATAAACTGACTCGCGAGATTCAAGAAGTATTCTACGGTCGTAACTTGCCGTATGCGGACTAAGTTACAAAGCGGCTTTTCTGTTTTGTAACAACCAAAAAATAAGCGGCGTTCAGCCGCTTTATTTTTTCCAATAAAAACACGCCAATGGCGTGTTTTTTTGTGATTTCAAGCCTACATTGAGTAAGTAACTGTGACACCCCAAACTCGCGGTTCACCCCACTGAACGTAGTTATGTGTCGTGTAACCATCCAGTGGGTTATTGCCAAATTCAAAGCCGCGTACTGGCACATCTTTATCTAGTGCGTTGCGAATATACGCATTGACGCGCCACGCATTGCGTTGGTAACTCAATCCGGCATTCACTAAGTTGGTATTCGGCGCTTTCGCGTTGTGGCTGTCTGAGAAGAAATATTCGTCTTTACCTTCTACCCCTAAACTCACTTGCCAGTGATCGGCAAAGTCATAGCGACCAGTAAAAGCGTACTGATACTTTGGTGCTTGCGCTTGGTCTCGACCATCTTGGTCAACACCGCTTTGGGTTGTAAATTTGTCTATTTCTGTATCCAAGTAACCTAAGCTATAAGACAAGTTAAAAGGCGCATCAAATTGGTATTGGCCTTCAATTTCCAAACCATAGCTTTTGCCACCATCCGCATTGGCGATGTAGCCCGCAAAGCGTTGATCTTGCACTTTCCAAGCTTTCAACTGCATGTCTTCACGGTGCATGTAAAATGCAGTTAGGCGTAAAGTATGTTTGTTGTCTAGTGAAACACCGCGAACACCAAATTCCGCATTCCACAAATATTCAGGGGCGAAGCTTTGATTTTCAACTGGCAGCGCTAAGCCATCATCCTGAGCTTTGGCCAGTGCTTCACTGTTAATCCCACCGGCTTTAAAGCCTCGAGTTAAACTCGTGTATATCATGGTTTTTGGCAGAACTTGATACTCAAGTGCAATTTTACCACCAACCATCGTGTCATCCGTGGTTGCCGTAAGTTGATAGCTGTCACTGTAGTCTCCTTCATAGCGTTCCACGCGAAGACCTGCGATAAGTCGTGTTTGCTCATCCAGCAGGGTTTCTTTTTGACCATAGATAGCTTGATTGTTCACTTCATAGCGAGAATTGAAGTCAGTAGTGAACCAAGTATATTGACGAACTAAATCGACATCGCGACGCTGTACGATAGCGCCAAGCACCCATTCGTTTTGCTTGCCTGATAAGAACACATCCACAGACGCATCTTGGCGGTCACGCAAATAACGGTCCGTCGAGCTGTAACCATCAGCGTGAAGCCCCGCGACGCAAAGAGTAGGTTTAGTGGCATCTTTACAGACCCAATCCTCGTCGTAGCTATAAACAAGGTCTGCATCAAGACCCGTAACCTTAGATTGCAGATTAAACGCGTCAAACCCCGTGTAGTTAACGGTCCAAGCTGCAGCTTTGCTTTCTTGCGTGTCTTGGCCCGGTTCATCCGCAACACTGGTTCTGGAGTTGTCGAGCGTAAAACCATCATACCCATTATCGATGTCAATGTAGTGAAGCACTAAAGTGCTAGATAGTGCGTCAGTCAGTTGAGTGCTAAACGCCACTCGTGCGGATGCTTCGTCTAAGTCCTGCGTCGGTTTGTCCAAATACACATTATCGACATAGCCATCACTGGTATTTTGGTAGAAACTTGCACGCACAGCCGATGAGTCTGACAATGCGACACCTGCAGCGATACCTGCTTGCCATGCATTGTAGTTACCCGCACCAACTTGGAGCTTTACTGCGTTGTCACTTGGACGCACACCGCTGATTTGTACTACACCCGCTAAGGCATCTGCGCCAAATCGAGTTCCTTGTGGGCCTCGATAAATTTCAAGTTGTTCGGTGTCAAATAAGACACCCGCCCCACCTAGGCCGGAGTAATTTATCCCGTCAATCAGGAGTGCGATGCTTGGATTGATTGGATCGACAAATTGCGAGCGAAGGCCAATACCGCGCATTTGAATGAATTTACCGCGAGACGCCCCCGCAGTGAAATTGATGTTCGCAGCTTGGTTTAGAACGTTTTCTAAATGGGTCGCTCCTCTGTCTTGCATTTCGCTGTCGGTGAAGACGCTTGCGCTTGCAGAGAGTGTGATCAGGCTTTCTTTTTTAAAGTCGCCAGTGACTTCTATAGTCTCTAAATCATTGCTCGATGCCAACGCATTACCGTGGAAAAACGGGAGTAAAGCACACGCAAGTACAGAAAGATTTCTTTTCATAATTCATTCAGTTCCATCATTAGTCTCGCTATTTTAACAAAAGCACACCATGTTAAAAGGCGAGATTGCACAGAAATTGTCACTTTCTGTTATAGAGCAGACCAGTCTATAGATTCAGTGTGGTATAAACGTGTCAAATTTAGCAAAAGGATCAGTTTATGACATTTAAAGTAGAATTGAGCGTGCGTGACTATGAGTGCGACTTGCAAGGGATTGTAAACAATGGGGTGTACTTCAATTATTTGGAACATGCTCGCCATGAATTTTTGCTCGCCAATGGAGTTGATTTTGCCAAGCTCGCAGAAGACAAAATTAATCTTGTAGTGATCCGTGCTGAAATGAATTTTAAAGATTCATTGAAACCAGGGGATCGTTTTGTTGTTGAAGTGGAGCCGACGAGATTGAGTCGACTCAAGTTCGGATTTTTGCAGCGAGTGGTCCGAATGAGTGATGAAAAAGTGATGTTGGATGCACTGATTGTAGGGACATCTGTTAATGAACAGGGTCGTCCGTTTCTTCCTGATGCAGTTGATTCACTTTTTATTCCCTATAAAGGCTGAAAAGCGGCGTAATTGAGCATAAGTACTGGGTCTGGCAAAAAGAGCAGTGTATACTTTACCTAATTTATTATTTGCCATTAGACCATGAAAAGTATCGTTGTTTTTGCTGTTTTTGTCGCATTTCTGTTTGGATTGAGCGGCTGTAGTTCAACCCAAGTTATTTCTGAGAATTCGCTCAAACATACTTCGTGGCAATTGATCAGTTTAAATGGGAAAAAAGCACAATTTTCGGCTCCGGTGAGTCTGAAATTTATCGAAGCCTTGCAAGTGTCTGGCTCTTCAGGTTGTAACCGTTACTTTGGATCTGCATCGTTACAAGAAAATACGTTGCAAGTTGGCAACTTGGGGATGACACGAAAACTGTGTGATGAAGCGAGTAACGCCGTTGAACAACAATTTCTTGCACTATTACAGTCAGGCGTTAAAGCGACATTTATTGAAGGCAAACTGCAATTATCTGGTGAACAGACATTCCTTTTCAAAGCGGTTAAGTAGTTTAAGACGACGCCTTAACCGTTTCATTTGAGCTCATATGTCACGCTCGGTTTGAAAACGCGTTTTTTGATTATGAGAAATTAACGTGTTTTTCGGTTGTACCTTAACCTAATTCTCAGTTAGACTCTTTGGTGTACAATATTTCGTTTACTTGTCGGAGTGCCCTTTTGGGCTGAGATCGCATTTTGCGGGATCCGTGAACCTGATCAGGTTAATACCTGCGTAGGGAACAAGCAGCCAGTCTGTGAAATAAGACTGGCCTTGTGAGCAAATAGCTTCGTGTTGTTAAGGGCTTTTTCCGAAAAGCGTTAATTCGCGAAAAAAGAAGGTGTAACCTTCGCTCGCAAGTAAGATCCAATTAAAGCCAATGAGCTTTATCTCTTCCTGTAGTGGGAAATCTGACAAGACACCTTAAGAGCAATGAGGAAAGTCATGTCAAATTCTACATCTAAGTTAAGCCGCCGCGAGTCGCGCGAGGCAGCCTCTGAATACATTTATAACCTGACGGGACAACCGTTTCCAAACAGTCATAAAGTCTACGTTGACGGTGACCATCCTGGTGTCCGCGTGGGAATGCGCGAAATCACGTTGAATGATTCATTTATTGGTGGTACTGAAGAAAATCCGATTTTTGAAAAGAATGCACCTGTTCGTGTGTACGACACTTCAGGTCCTTATACCGACCCAGAAATGCAAATCGACGTTCGTGTTGGTTTACCAAAGTTTCGTGACACGTGGATAGTATCTCGTGATGACACGGATGAATTAACGTCAGTCACTTCGCACTTCTCACAGCAGCGTCTTGCCGATGAAGGGTTAGATCACATCCGTTTTGAAAACCTACCTAAAATTCGTCGTGCAAAGC
It contains:
- a CDS encoding TonB-dependent receptor gives rise to the protein MKRNLSVLACALLPFFHGNALASSNDLETIEVTGDFKKESLITLSASASVFTDSEMQDRGATHLENVLNQAANINFTAGASRGKFIQMRGIGLRSQFVDPINPSIALLIDGINYSGLGGAGVLFDTEQLEIYRGPQGTRFGADALAGVVQISGVRPSDNAVKLQVGAGNYNAWQAGIAAGVALSDSSAVRASFYQNTSDGYVDNVYLDKPTQDLDEASARVAFSTQLTDALSSTLVLHYIDIDNGYDGFTLDNSRTSVADEPGQDTQESKAAAWTVNYTGFDAFNLQSKVTGLDADLVYSYDEDWVCKDATKPTLCVAGLHADGYSSTDRYLRDRQDASVDVFLSGKQNEWVLGAIVQRRDVDLVRQYTWFTTDFNSRYEVNNQAIYGQKETLLDEQTRLIAGLRVERYEGDYSDSYQLTATTDDTMVGGKIALEYQVLPKTMIYTSLTRGFKAGGINSEALAKAQDDGLALPVENQSFAPEYLWNAEFGVRGVSLDNKHTLRLTAFYMHREDMQLKAWKVQDQRFAGYIANADGGKSYGLEIEGQYQFDAPFNLSYSLGYLDTEIDKFTTQSGVDQDGRDQAQAPKYQYAFTGRYDFADHWQVSLGVEGKDEYFFSDSHNAKAPNTNLVNAGLSYQRNAWRVNAYIRNALDKDVPVRGFEFGNNPLDGYTTHNYVQWGEPRVWGVTVTYSM
- a CDS encoding DUF3802 family protein, translated to MVLDQQGYDELVMYLTHNLALFEKPGVVKPGAPTVIELIEDVIAEQVIRLCEQHNALSTEQRSMIVREVDGIVYDLQEVLSSVTDKRVTEEQRAFIEEFAGLVKNLFDSAV
- a CDS encoding OsmC family protein, with the protein product MDAVVKWVEGDTFIGRSHSGHNVVFDAGKDSATPSPMEMVLMSAGCCSSVDVVSILKKARQIVHGVEVKLSAERAENAPRVFTKMNLHFVVTGEKVAENHVARAVQLSAEKYCSVALMLEKTVEITHSFEVVESV
- a CDS encoding acyl-CoA thioesterase, which translates into the protein MTFKVELSVRDYECDLQGIVNNGVYFNYLEHARHEFLLANGVDFAKLAEDKINLVVIRAEMNFKDSLKPGDRFVVEVEPTRLSRLKFGFLQRVVRMSDEKVMLDALIVGTSVNEQGRPFLPDAVDSLFIPYKG
- the speD gene encoding adenosylmethionine decarboxylase, with amino-acid sequence MSKPFNKIKLHGFNNLTKSLSFSIYDICYAQTEQQRQEYIEYIDEQYSADRLTDILKEVVDIIGANILNIARQDYDPQGASVTILVSEEPVENRDSFVDDETPGPLPGAVVAHLDKSHICVHTYPESHPHDGICTFRADIEVSTCGVISPLKALNFLIHKLESDVVTIDYRVRGFTRDVNGVKHYIDHEINSIQNYMTVDTKEAYQMMDVNVYQENLFHTKMMLKNTDLNAYLFGVTTDDLSADEEEEIRHKLTREIQEVFYGRNLPYAD
- a CDS encoding META domain-containing protein, which translates into the protein MKSIVVFAVFVAFLFGLSGCSSTQVISENSLKHTSWQLISLNGKKAQFSAPVSLKFIEALQVSGSSGCNRYFGSASLQENTLQVGNLGMTRKLCDEASNAVEQQFLALLQSGVKATFIEGKLQLSGEQTFLFKAVK